A segment of the Candidatus Bathyarchaeota archaeon genome:
ATATTCACAAGATCTATCCGAGACGCTACGCGATCCTTGCAGCCAAGTTCAGGTATAAAGGCTGGGTGTTTATGATACCTGAGAAGAGCGGTGACTACTCCCTAAGGATGGGGGAGGGCATCGACTTCCGGGAGCTCATCAAGAGGGTTGACTGAGCCGGAGAAATGAGACGTTTAAATAACGTCCTCAGAATCATCATTACAATTGATTATAGGCTGATTCTGATGATCAAGGAATTATCGTACAAGGATGCTCGGGGCACCCTCTCCGGTATGCAGTTCAATTGTGACTCATCAGCGGACCTTTTCCCTCTCGCCGAGATTATCGGCCAGGATCGAGCCTTAAGGGCACTTCAGTTCGGGCTCAAAATCGAGAGCAAAGGCTTCAATATCTTCATTTCAGGGATGCCCGGAACAGGTAGGAAGACCGCGATCATCGGCTACCTTGAGGAGGTCGCGAAGGAGAGACCCATACCCTACGATTGGTGCTATGTCTATAACTTCAAGGACCCAAAAAAGCCCAATGCTCTTAGTCTTAAGGCCGGAAGCGGCTCTGTCTTCAAAAAAGACATGGAACTCTTTGTCACGGAAATGAAAAGGACTCTCTCCGTCGCCTTTGAGAGTGATGAATACTCCCGGCGGAGAGGGGAGACCCTGAAAGTTATTGAGGCGGAAAGGGATCAGGTCACCAAACACGTAAACACCTTGGCAGGGAAAGCAGGATTCCTCTTGCAGAGGTCCCCAATAGGCCTCATGCTCATTCCGATACAGGAAGGTAGACCTATTAACGAGCAGGAGTTCGCCCAGCTCACCCCACAGCTTCAATCCCAGATCCAAAAACGGAGAGAGGCCCTCGAGGTGGAGCTGAGAGTACCTCTCAAACAATTTAGAAACATTGAGGGGAAAATGGTCAACGCGATAAAAGAGCTGAACCGGAGCGCCGCGACCTTTTCCTTGGAGCCCATCAGCTCTGCACTCAAAGAGAAGTTTAGAGACAGCGACGAGGTCGTAGAATATATTAAACACGTGGAGGAGGACGTTCTCGACAATCTCCAAACCATCCTACAAGGAAACACCCCTAAGCAATCCCAGCTTCCTTTCCAGATGCCAGGGGCGAGGAAGGACCCCGCCGAGAGATATGTAGTGAACCTTGTTGTAGATAACTCCGAGCTCAAGGGTGCTCCCGTGGTCATGGAGCTCAACCCTACATACTCACGGCTTTTCGGAGCAATTGAGAAGGAGGCACGTTTTGGTGCTGTGGTGACTGACTACACGATGATTAGAGGGGGTTCTGCTCACCGGGCAAACGGAGGATATCTCATGGTCCCAGTCGAAGGACTATTCGCAAACCCCCTGATCTATGAGTCGCTGAAGAGAGCAATCTCAAACGAGAAATTGGAGATCGAGGAACCGATGGTTAGCCTAGGGTTCATGCTAACAGGAACGCTTAGCCCAGAGCCCATACCCTTCAGAACTAAAGTGGTCATCGTTGGGGATCCCCAGGTCTATCAGCTCCTCTTCGCCAGGGATAGGGAGTTTAAGGAGCTGTTCAAGGTCAAAGCTGACTTTGACACCACGATGGAGAAGAATAAGGAGAATATAGAAAAATACGCCCAGTTCATCTGCACCCTTTGCAATAAGGAAGATTTATGTCACTTAGACTCTGATGGAATCGCCGCCGTTATAGAGTACAGCAGCAGGCTTGCAGCAGACAAAAATAAGCTCTCCACTCAATTTGCCTCGGTCTCGGACATTATCCGGGAGGCACACTTTTATGCCCGGGAGGACGGCGTCGAGTTCATGGGGCGGAAACACATCAATAAGGCTCTCAATGAAAAGGTCTATCGCTCCAATCTTATTGAAAAGAAGATCGACGAGATGATTTCCATGGACGTTATCCAGATCGACACTCATGGGGATAAAGTAGGCCAGGTTAATGGCCTTGCAGTCCTCAATTTAGGAGACTACGGCTTTGGGAAGCCCAGCAGGATCACCGCGAGCATTGGCGTAGGTCGAGAGGGCATCATCGACATAGAGAGGGAATCCCAGATGGGTGGCCAGACTCACACCAAGGGTGTTCTAATTCTAAGCGGTTATCTCAACAGTAAATACGCAAGAGAAAAGCCCCTCAGCCTTACAGCCCGCCTAGCATTTGAGCAGAGCTACTCCGGGGTCGACGGGGACAGCGCCTCCAGCACTGAACTCTACGCTATACTTTCCGCTCTCTCGGGGAAACCCATTAAGCAGCACATTGCCGTCACGGGATCTGTGAACCAGAAGGGGGAGGTTCAGGCTATAGGGGGAGTCAACGAGAAGGTGGAAGGATTTTATGAAGTCTGCAAATCTAAGGGGCTCATCGGAAATGAGGGGTGCATGATCCCCTACAGCAACGTCCAGAACCTGATGCTCAAGGAGGAGTTGGTGACTGACATCAAGGAGGGTAGGTTCCACATTTGGCCTGTGAAGACTATCGACCAGGGCGTCGAAGTCCTCACAGGGATTGATGCGGGAAAGTTTCAGCCCAACGGAAGCTACCCTGAAGGCACTATTCATCAGATCGTCCAGGATCGCCTTGACGAGATGGCAGAGCTCATTAAAGAGTTCAAGCTCTAGCCACACTCTTTTTCTAATACCCGCATGTACTTTCACTGATTCCTATGGTTCAGACAGATGGATCTTACGATGTCATAATCCTAGGAGGGGGTCCAGCTGGGCTATCCGCGGCAATATACACGGCTCGTCTAAGATTAAAGACCCTCATAATTGAGGGGAAGCGTCTTGGGGGGAGATCGTGGGGTCCCCACAAGATAGAAAACTACCCTGGCTTCCCTAAGGGGATCACGGGGACTGAACTAATTGAGAGATTCGTCACTCAGGCAAAAAAGTTCGGCGCAGAGATCAAGAAAGAAACCATAGTGGCCCTTCTCCCCCTCGGAGGCTCTCAAATGGTTCAGACCCGGAGGGGGGTTTACGATGCTAAGACTGTGGTCATTGCCACGGGAATCCAGAAAAAGCAGTTAAGTGTATCAGGTGAGGTGGACTTCAGTGGGCGCGGTGTCTCCTACTGCGCTATCTGCGATGCGCCGTTTTTCAAGGACAAGACAGTCGCCGTCGTGGGATCAGGAGAGGAGGCCGTCGAGGATGTTCTAATACTTACTGACTTTGCTGACAAGGTATACGCCATACCGGGAAGCAAGGGTTACAACCGGGGAATAGACGGCATTCAGGGACTTCAGGACCATGAGAAGGTTGAAATCATCGATGGGGTAGATCTCGAGTCAATAAGCGGGTCATCCACGGTCGAATATGTTACTCTCAAGGGAGACGGAGTGAGTCGCCTTACTGTCGATGGAGTCTTTCTCATCATGGAGAGCATCCCTACAAGCAATATTCTTTCCTCAGCCGGCATCCAGACCGACGGTGGAAGTTGCATTTTAGTAGACAAAAATCAAGCTACCAATATAGGGGGGGTCTTCGCGGCCGGAGATTGTGTCTGCAGGGGGATGCAGGTCATTACCGCAGCCGGAGAGGGGGGATTAGCGGCCCTATCTGTCCTAAGATACATAAAATCTATGAAAAAATAAGTGTGACCTAGGAATCCTTTCTACCTTCTAGTTATCATTTTGAATAAGTCCGTTTAGTTGAGACAGAGGTGTATTTTCCCTAGTGTATTCCCAGTGTATCCGAGCCAAAAAGCTCTTCACTAAGGTCTCTGCTAATCCCAGGGGAAGAGTCACGCAATCATTATGGTCTCTCTCAACAATATCCCATTGTAATTATGTGAGCCCTGAACGAAAAGATTAACAGAGGCGTATTAGAGACCGAGTGAATCTTAGTATCGTAAGTGGGCGTAGAGAGTGAAAATAGGCGTAGTGATCGAGGGCAACCCCTAATAATAGAGAAAGAAAGGAATGACGAAGGATGACCAATTCTATTGCAACCATCAGAGCCCTTGAGGTTTTAGACTCCAGGGGCAACCCAACATTAGAGGTCGAGATCACGACTTTGGAAGGTGCCTCCGGAAGGGTCATCGTCCCAAGCGGAGCATCTGTTGGCATCTACGAAGCAGTCGAGCTCCGGGATGGAGGGACGCGCTATCATGGGAAAGGGGTGCTCAAAGCAATATCATCCGTTGAATTGATAGCGAAAGAACTAATGGGGATGGATGTCGGGGATCAGGAATCTATCGACCGGCTTATGATTGAGCTAGACGGGACGCAGAATAAGGCGAGGCTTGGTGCGAACGCCATTCTAGGCGTCTCTTTGGCTTCAGCTAAGGCTGCAGCTGCGTCGGAAGGCAAAAGACTCTTTGATCACCTGAGCAGAGCTGATGGGGGACTCCTTCCTATTCCATTCTTTAACGTCATTAATGGGGGGCAGCATGCTGGGAATGCTCTTGACTTCCAGGAGTTTATGATCGCCCCCCTCGGGGCAGGGAGCTTCAGCGAGGCCCTGAGGATAGGCTCAGAGATCTATCATTGCCTAAAGGGCCAGTTAATTGACCGCTATGGGGCTATGGCTATTAACGTAGGGGACGAGGGAGGGTTCAGTCCTCCCCTTACCAGACCTGAAGAGGCTCTTGATGCTGTAGGAGGCGCCATTGAGGAGATGGGATACAGTGGAACCGTGTCTATGGCGATGGACGTCGCAGCGAGTTCTATTTACAAGGATGGCTTTTACACTGTTGCTGGCAATAACTTGGACACGGGGGAAATGATAGACCTCTACAGGGACCTTGTAGGTGGCTATCCTCTTGTTTCCATAGAGGATCCCCTCCAAGAGGATGACTTTGAGGGATTTGCAGAGGTTACTCGGAGGGTCCCTGTGCAGATTTTGGGGGACGACATCTTTGCTACATCTGCCTCTCGCCTCAGGACTGGTATCGAGCTTGGGGCCTGCAATGCACTCCTCTGGAAGGTAAATCAGGTGGGAACCCTAACCGAGGCCCTTGAGGCCGCAAACATCGCATCTGGGCATGGTTACAAGGTCATGGCCTCCCACCGGTCTGGGGATACGGAGGACCCTTTTGTTGCCGATCTCGCTGTAGCTATAGAGTGCGGCCAGATCAAGACCGGAGCGCCGGCAAGGGGGGAGAGGACCGCTAAATATAACCAGCTTCTCAGGATCGAGGATTGGCTAGGGGAAAAAGCCAGTTACCCTTCGGGGATCTATGACTAAAATTCATCGTTGTCTTCTGAAACTCTTATATCAATTGAAGAAGGTTCAGAGGTGAGGGCTCGTGGCCAAGTTAGGATAAGGCACCGGACTTCTAATCCGGAGAACGAGGGTTCAAATCCCCCCGGGCCCGCCTATTTTAAACAGCATAAACAGGCTTTTTAAGGACTTGTTTTATACTTTATTTGAGACTTATGGGGAAACGTGGAGAGTACAGCCCGCCCAACGGCAAATCTGGGAATATTGATGTGAAAGCTCTCTTTTCAGATCCCGGCATTGCCTGGCCTAAAAGAGCTCACTGGTGGCATTACGTTGAGGAAAACGAGAACTTTGGTTTATGGATTTTAAACCTATCTGCAGGCAGTCCCACTACAGCTATTGAAAGGGGGCGTGTACTAGCGCGATTTCTGGATTTGAATGGCTGGGTTCTGGATGACCTGATGGAGAATGTGCGGGCTGATCAGCCGGGGTTTGAACGCAAGTTAGAGATGTTCGCCAGGGGGTTGGAGTCTCAGGGTTACAAGAAAGGATACATCAATAATTATTTCAAATCCATCAGGAGCTGGCTCAGGTATAATGACATAGAACTCAAGAGACGTATCAAGCTAACTCATTCAGAAACAAAAAGGGAGAAAGTCCCAAATCCTGATGACGTGGCTCTCATACTGCGTGACGCTTCTCCCAGACAGGCTGTGTGCGTATGCTGTGTAGCCTACGGGGGTATACGGACCGAGGTATTGGGTCAGTCCGAGGTCTACGACGGGTTAAAGCTTGGAGCACTGCCGGACCTAGAAATTGAGTCGCTTAAATTTAGCAATGTTCCAGCTGTCGTGTTTGTTGAGAGATCGTTGAGCAAAATAAGATTACCCTATCGTACATTTCTTCCCGAACAGGCGTGTGATATTATTACTAAGTATCTTTCCATTAGACGGGACAAGTTTGATGAGGAGCTTGATGCACAGAGTCCTCTAGTATCTGTGGCGGAAGGGTGGATTGGTAAGGGTTTCCGGAAAGCCAGTGGAAATAGACATGTTCGCAGTAAAACTATCAGTCAGGATATAAGAACCGCAATCGGCGGCTTCGGTAAATGGCGACCATACGACCTTCGCCACTACTTTCTCACATGGTTGAACCTGGCGGTAGCACGAGGTGTCTGCAGCGAAGGATACCGAATATATTGGGCAGGACAGAGTACGAAAACAGCTGATGTTTACGACCTGTACAAGGATGACATTCCAAGTGCTATAATCGAAGAAATGAGGGAACAATATCTACGGGCTCAGGAGTACCTGCTACCGAAAAAAACCAAGTCAGATGAAGAAAGACTTCGGATGCAAGCGCTCATGGATTACGCCAATCTTCAAGGCTGGCCACATGACAAGATCCGAAGGTTAAAGGAAGTAATGACGCGACCGGTTACATTCGATGATGGTTTAAGGACTTTCAGAAGGCTAGAAGAGAAACTTGAGCGATCAAAATAACTCGCTTGCGCGCGAACATCTTTGTTAATAAAAGCATTCAAATTATGTTGTGAATAAAGTATGAATATAGGTAGCCCTGCGTCATCACCTACACAATTTTCCGTTTCCTATGAAACTTAAGACATAATTGATTATGTGTTATGATTTCTAGAGTTCTCATTAAACATAGGGGCCAAAGTTTCTATGAACACATCTTTTTCATTATCAGCAATTTCTTCAATAATACCGATAAGGGAATTTACTAGTAATCTATAAGGTCTCAAAGTGGAACGTAGTTTTATCTCTATAACTTCGTGAAAAAGTGTTTTCCAGGCTTCATCCATATCAACATCAAATATCTCGATTAACCTTTTCTTAGGGATTGCTCTACCTCTTACTAAAGAAGACAACTCTGGAAGCCAACAAACGCTCCAGTGACCTAACCCAAGTCTATGAAGAGTTTCATTCATATATTTCTCGTATTCATTGGTTTCCATTTTAGCGCCTACTTCATCTCATCATTCTTTCTTTCAGATTCGTCTATTTCATTGAGTGCTTAATGAACTGCTTAAAGATTAGTTTCTGGCGTGATTGTGTTAAATGGGAGACGAAATTCTAAATGCCTTAATAGATAGAATATTACTCCCGAAAGGTGCGATTTTCGTTTCATCTTGCCCGGGGTTATACTCATGTTCAGTCCTCTCCAACCTGTTGTTCGCGGTGCATCTGATCAATTCTTTCCCTCCACTCTTGGTAGCTCCCGTTTTCACGCGGAAAGATTATTTCATAACGTGACAGGGTCTTTTCCTTTAGGGAATTTGAGGTTTGATTCATTCTATGATTCAAATCCCTTTGACCGCACAAGCTCATGTTTAATGGCTCTTCTGTTCAAGTGAAACGGAGTAAGATAGAAGCCCGCTTTGACTGCCTTGGACATTGCCTCAACAGTCTCCAACGGAACCCTTGCTCCAAACATCAGCAGTTCAACTTAACGAATAGTTAT
Coding sequences within it:
- a CDS encoding AAA family ATPase, translated to MRRLNNVLRIIITIDYRLILMIKELSYKDARGTLSGMQFNCDSSADLFPLAEIIGQDRALRALQFGLKIESKGFNIFISGMPGTGRKTAIIGYLEEVAKERPIPYDWCYVYNFKDPKKPNALSLKAGSGSVFKKDMELFVTEMKRTLSVAFESDEYSRRRGETLKVIEAERDQVTKHVNTLAGKAGFLLQRSPIGLMLIPIQEGRPINEQEFAQLTPQLQSQIQKRREALEVELRVPLKQFRNIEGKMVNAIKELNRSAATFSLEPISSALKEKFRDSDEVVEYIKHVEEDVLDNLQTILQGNTPKQSQLPFQMPGARKDPAERYVVNLVVDNSELKGAPVVMELNPTYSRLFGAIEKEARFGAVVTDYTMIRGGSAHRANGGYLMVPVEGLFANPLIYESLKRAISNEKLEIEEPMVSLGFMLTGTLSPEPIPFRTKVVIVGDPQVYQLLFARDREFKELFKVKADFDTTMEKNKENIEKYAQFICTLCNKEDLCHLDSDGIAAVIEYSSRLAADKNKLSTQFASVSDIIREAHFYAREDGVEFMGRKHINKALNEKVYRSNLIEKKIDEMISMDVIQIDTHGDKVGQVNGLAVLNLGDYGFGKPSRITASIGVGREGIIDIERESQMGGQTHTKGVLILSGYLNSKYAREKPLSLTARLAFEQSYSGVDGDSASSTELYAILSALSGKPIKQHIAVTGSVNQKGEVQAIGGVNEKVEGFYEVCKSKGLIGNEGCMIPYSNVQNLMLKEELVTDIKEGRFHIWPVKTIDQGVEVLTGIDAGKFQPNGSYPEGTIHQIVQDRLDEMAELIKEFKL
- a CDS encoding FAD-dependent oxidoreductase, which encodes MVQTDGSYDVIILGGGPAGLSAAIYTARLRLKTLIIEGKRLGGRSWGPHKIENYPGFPKGITGTELIERFVTQAKKFGAEIKKETIVALLPLGGSQMVQTRRGVYDAKTVVIATGIQKKQLSVSGEVDFSGRGVSYCAICDAPFFKDKTVAVVGSGEEAVEDVLILTDFADKVYAIPGSKGYNRGIDGIQGLQDHEKVEIIDGVDLESISGSSTVEYVTLKGDGVSRLTVDGVFLIMESIPTSNILSSAGIQTDGGSCILVDKNQATNIGGVFAAGDCVCRGMQVITAAGEGGLAALSVLRYIKSMKK
- the eno gene encoding phosphopyruvate hydratase → MTNSIATIRALEVLDSRGNPTLEVEITTLEGASGRVIVPSGASVGIYEAVELRDGGTRYHGKGVLKAISSVELIAKELMGMDVGDQESIDRLMIELDGTQNKARLGANAILGVSLASAKAAAASEGKRLFDHLSRADGGLLPIPFFNVINGGQHAGNALDFQEFMIAPLGAGSFSEALRIGSEIYHCLKGQLIDRYGAMAINVGDEGGFSPPLTRPEEALDAVGGAIEEMGYSGTVSMAMDVAASSIYKDGFYTVAGNNLDTGEMIDLYRDLVGGYPLVSIEDPLQEDDFEGFAEVTRRVPVQILGDDIFATSASRLRTGIELGACNALLWKVNQVGTLTEALEAANIASGHGYKVMASHRSGDTEDPFVADLAVAIECGQIKTGAPARGERTAKYNQLLRIEDWLGEKASYPSGIYD